The Mustela erminea isolate mMusErm1 chromosome 18, mMusErm1.Pri, whole genome shotgun sequence genome has a window encoding:
- the ARHGAP27 gene encoding rho GTPase-activating protein 27 isoform X2 gives MVDVIAKLTKRRSRALRVQVEDPGILGQAQPLMGMAEGLCIKGPGGASVLWPSQEVDDPPEPVYENVERQPSVSSPGATAGPRPPAWETHTDAGSGRPYYYNPDTGVTTWESPFEAGEGIASPATSPASVGSRESLETDWGQYWDEESRRVFFYNPLTGETVWEDETEDEPEDELEMQPGLSPLSPRDQRPPTPETDYPESLTSYPEEDYSPVGSFSEPRSTSPLATPPGWSLQVNSDGQTLYTNHFTQEQWVRLEDQYGKPYFYNPHDASVQWELPQVPVPAPRSIHKSSQDSETPAQASPPEEKTKTLDKAGVLHRTKTVDKGKRLRKKHWSASWTVLEGGVLTFFKDSKASAAGGLRQPPKLSTPEYTVDLRGASLSWAPKDKSSRKNVLELRSRDGSEYLIQHDSEAIISTWHKAIGEGIQELSADLPPEEESESSSADFGSSERLGSWRGEEEARPGAGAVIPESDLSRVRQRLRKFLLKRPTLQSLREKGYIKDQVFGCALAALCERERSSVPRFVQQCIRTVEARGLDIDGLYRISGNLATIQKLRYKVDHDERLDLDDGRWEDVHVITGALKLFFRELPEPLFPFSHFPKFIAAIKLQDQAQRSRCVRDLVRSLPAPNHDTLRLLFQHLCRVIEHGDQNRMSVQSVAIVFGPTLLRPETEETSMPMTMVFQNQVVELILQRCSDIFQPH, from the exons GTGGATGACCCCCCGGAGCCTGTGTACGAGAACGTAGAGAGGCAGCCTTCGGTCTCTTCGCCAGGCGCCACCGcgggcccccgccccccggcgTGGGAGACGCACACGGACGCGGGCAGCGGGCGCCCCTACTACTACAACCCAGACACGGGCGTGACCACCTGGGAGTCGCCCTTCGAGGCTGGCGAGGGCATCGCCAGCCCGGCCACCTCCCCCGCCTCGGTGGGCAGCCGCGAGAGCCTCGAGACCGACTGGGGTCAGTACTGGGATGAGGAGAGCCGCAGGGTGTTCTTCTACAACCCGCTGACGGGCGAGACCGTCTGGGAGGACGAGACCGAGGACGAGCCAGAGGACGAGCTGGAAATGCAGCCGGGCCTGAGCCCGCTCAGCCCCAGGGACCAGAGg CCCCCTACCCCTGAGACGGATTACCCCGAGTCGCTGACCAGTTACCCGGAGGAGGACTATTCCCCCGTGGGCTCTTTCAGTGAGCCCCGGTCCACCTCTCCTTTGGCCACGCCCCCCGGATGGTCTCTCCAAGTGAACTCAGACGGGCAGACGCTCTATACCAACCACTTCACCCAGGAGCAG TGGGTGAGGTTGGAGGACCAATACGGGAAGCCCTACTTCTACAACCCACATGACGCCTCTGTTCAGTGGGAGCTGCCCCAG GTTCCAGTCCCTGCCCCTCGAAGCATCCACAAATCCAGCCAGGACAGCGagaccccagcccaggccagccccCCTGAGGAGAAG ACCAAGACTCTGGACAAGGCCGGGGTGCTCCATCGCACCAAGACGGTGGACAAGGGAAAGCGGCTCCG GAAGAAGCACTGGAGTGCGTCCTGGACGGTGCTGGAGGGCGGCGTCCTGACATTCTTCAAGGACTCGAAGGCCTCAGCTGCAGGCGGCCTG AGGCAGCCTCCCAAGCTCTCCACCCCTGAGTACACAGTGGATCTCAGGGGGGCCTCCCTCTCCTGGGCCCCCAAGGACAAATCTAGCAGAAAGAACGTGTTGGAG CTGCGGAGCCGAGATGGCTCAGAGTACCTGATCCAGCATGACTCCGAGGCCATCATTAGCACCTGGCACAAGGCCATTGGCGAGGGCATCCAGGAGCTG TCTGCAGATCTGCCCCCGGAGGAGGAAAGCGAGAGCAGCAGCGCGGACTTCGGGTCCAGCGAGCGCCTGGGAAgctggaggggggaggaggaggcgcGGCCCGGTGCAG GCGCAGTCATCCCGGAGAGCGACCTCAGCAGGGTCCGGCAGAGGCTCCGCAAGTTCCTGCTAAAGCGGCCCACGCTGCAGTCGCTGCGGGAGAAGGGCTACATCAAAG ACCAGGTGTTCGGTTGCGCGCTGGCCGCGCTGTGCGAGCGCGAAAGGAGCTCCGTGCCGCGCTTCGTGCAACAGTGCATCCGCACCGTCGAGGCCCGGG ggctGGACATCGACGGCCTGTACCGCATCAGTGGAAACCTGGCCACCATCCAGAAGCTTCGCTACAAGGTGGACCATG ATGAGCGCCTGGACCTGGATGACGGGCGCTGGGAGGACGTCCACGTGATCACTGGAGCCCTGAAACTCTTCTTTCGAGAGCTGCCGGagcccctcttccccttctcgCACTTCCCCAAGTTCATCGCTGCCATCA agctgCAGGACCAGGCCCAGCGCAGCCGCTGTGTGCGGGACTTGGTGCGCTCGCTGCCCGCCCCCAACCACGACACGCTGCGGCTGCTCTTCCAGCACCTGTGCCG GGTGATTGAGCACGGCGATCAGAACCGTATGTCGGTGCAGAGCGTGGCCATAGTGTTCGGGCCCACGCTGCTGCGGCCGGAGACCGAGGAAACGAGCATGCCCATGACCATGGTGTTCCAGAACCAGGTGGTGGAGCTCATCCTGCAGCGATGCTCAGACATCTTCCAGCCGCACTGA
- the ARHGAP27 gene encoding rho GTPase-activating protein 27 isoform X3, protein MVDVIAKLTKRRSRALRVQVDDPPEPVYENVERQPSVSSPGATAGPRPPAWETHTDAGSGRPYYYNPDTGVTTWESPFEAGEGIASPATSPASVGSRESLETDWGQYWDEESRRVFFYNPLTGETVWEDETEDEPEDELEMQPGLSPLSPRDQRPPTPETDYPESLTSYPEEDYSPVGSFSEPRSTSPLATPPGWSLQVNSDGQTLYTNHFTQEQWVRLEDQYGKPYFYNPHDASVQWELPQVPVPAPRSIHKSSQDSETPAQASPPEEKTKTLDKAGVLHRTKTVDKGKRLRKKHWSASWTVLEGGVLTFFKDSKASAAGGLRQPPKLSTPEYTVDLRGASLSWAPKDKSSRKNVLELRSRDGSEYLIQHDSEAIISTWHKAIGEGIQELSADLPPEEESESSSADFGSSERLGSWRGEEEARPGAGAVIPESDLSRVRQRLRKFLLKRPTLQSLREKGYIKDQVFGCALAALCERERSSVPRFVQQCIRTVEARGLDIDGLYRISGNLATIQKLRYKVDHDERLDLDDGRWEDVHVITGALKLFFRELPEPLFPFSHFPKFIAAIKLQDQAQRSRCVRDLVRSLPAPNHDTLRLLFQHLCRVIEHGDQNRMSVQSVAIVFGPTLLRPETEETSMPMTMVFQNQVVELILQRCSDIFQPH, encoded by the exons GTGGATGACCCCCCGGAGCCTGTGTACGAGAACGTAGAGAGGCAGCCTTCGGTCTCTTCGCCAGGCGCCACCGcgggcccccgccccccggcgTGGGAGACGCACACGGACGCGGGCAGCGGGCGCCCCTACTACTACAACCCAGACACGGGCGTGACCACCTGGGAGTCGCCCTTCGAGGCTGGCGAGGGCATCGCCAGCCCGGCCACCTCCCCCGCCTCGGTGGGCAGCCGCGAGAGCCTCGAGACCGACTGGGGTCAGTACTGGGATGAGGAGAGCCGCAGGGTGTTCTTCTACAACCCGCTGACGGGCGAGACCGTCTGGGAGGACGAGACCGAGGACGAGCCAGAGGACGAGCTGGAAATGCAGCCGGGCCTGAGCCCGCTCAGCCCCAGGGACCAGAGg CCCCCTACCCCTGAGACGGATTACCCCGAGTCGCTGACCAGTTACCCGGAGGAGGACTATTCCCCCGTGGGCTCTTTCAGTGAGCCCCGGTCCACCTCTCCTTTGGCCACGCCCCCCGGATGGTCTCTCCAAGTGAACTCAGACGGGCAGACGCTCTATACCAACCACTTCACCCAGGAGCAG TGGGTGAGGTTGGAGGACCAATACGGGAAGCCCTACTTCTACAACCCACATGACGCCTCTGTTCAGTGGGAGCTGCCCCAG GTTCCAGTCCCTGCCCCTCGAAGCATCCACAAATCCAGCCAGGACAGCGagaccccagcccaggccagccccCCTGAGGAGAAG ACCAAGACTCTGGACAAGGCCGGGGTGCTCCATCGCACCAAGACGGTGGACAAGGGAAAGCGGCTCCG GAAGAAGCACTGGAGTGCGTCCTGGACGGTGCTGGAGGGCGGCGTCCTGACATTCTTCAAGGACTCGAAGGCCTCAGCTGCAGGCGGCCTG AGGCAGCCTCCCAAGCTCTCCACCCCTGAGTACACAGTGGATCTCAGGGGGGCCTCCCTCTCCTGGGCCCCCAAGGACAAATCTAGCAGAAAGAACGTGTTGGAG CTGCGGAGCCGAGATGGCTCAGAGTACCTGATCCAGCATGACTCCGAGGCCATCATTAGCACCTGGCACAAGGCCATTGGCGAGGGCATCCAGGAGCTG TCTGCAGATCTGCCCCCGGAGGAGGAAAGCGAGAGCAGCAGCGCGGACTTCGGGTCCAGCGAGCGCCTGGGAAgctggaggggggaggaggaggcgcGGCCCGGTGCAG GCGCAGTCATCCCGGAGAGCGACCTCAGCAGGGTCCGGCAGAGGCTCCGCAAGTTCCTGCTAAAGCGGCCCACGCTGCAGTCGCTGCGGGAGAAGGGCTACATCAAAG ACCAGGTGTTCGGTTGCGCGCTGGCCGCGCTGTGCGAGCGCGAAAGGAGCTCCGTGCCGCGCTTCGTGCAACAGTGCATCCGCACCGTCGAGGCCCGGG ggctGGACATCGACGGCCTGTACCGCATCAGTGGAAACCTGGCCACCATCCAGAAGCTTCGCTACAAGGTGGACCATG ATGAGCGCCTGGACCTGGATGACGGGCGCTGGGAGGACGTCCACGTGATCACTGGAGCCCTGAAACTCTTCTTTCGAGAGCTGCCGGagcccctcttccccttctcgCACTTCCCCAAGTTCATCGCTGCCATCA agctgCAGGACCAGGCCCAGCGCAGCCGCTGTGTGCGGGACTTGGTGCGCTCGCTGCCCGCCCCCAACCACGACACGCTGCGGCTGCTCTTCCAGCACCTGTGCCG GGTGATTGAGCACGGCGATCAGAACCGTATGTCGGTGCAGAGCGTGGCCATAGTGTTCGGGCCCACGCTGCTGCGGCCGGAGACCGAGGAAACGAGCATGCCCATGACCATGGTGTTCCAGAACCAGGTGGTGGAGCTCATCCTGCAGCGATGCTCAGACATCTTCCAGCCGCACTGA